GTCTGGAGCTTTCTTACAATAACTGgcatatttgaaaaataaaataaaaaatcatataTAGTTTTAAGGCCACCAAGTCTGTATAGTTCAGTTTGGGGTGTTTACAGGAAACATCATGTGGTCATTAAATAGATCATCCTCAGGGGAGCAGGAATGTGATCAGCCACCCTACAATGTCTTTAAGTAAACTGAGCCAGCATAATCAACCCAACAACATGtttacagaaacaacacagcactATTTTGATTGAACTGAAATAAGCTATTTCAAAAAATGACTATAAagctattattattgtttaattaACAGTTATCCTTAAATTGATCATTTCAACATGTCATTATAGGATCTATCAATTTCTTTAGATTtactcacagaaaacaaacacttgcagGTTGTTAAGCTTATCAGCAAAAAGAAATCCCCAGAGATATCacactttaaatgaaaatcaagtAATTAACAGATAAAGTAGATTTGATTTGTTGCTGTTCTACTAGAAGAACAATGTTATCCTTATCATGTACTATAAAGGTTCGAGATTTGATTATTGAACTTTTGGCTCATTTTGTGATTAATTGTGTGGCTCCATTCCAGAGATGATCTTAAAGCTAATAGGAAACTGGAAATaacagagaaattaaaacaatattaataaaaatactatatatatatatatatatatatatatatatatatatatatatatatatatatatatatatatatatatatatatatatatatatatatatatatatatatatatatatatatatatatatacatggcATAGTCTACACTGCAAATATGTAGCCCACAAAAGCACAAACCATACATAAATATTATTATACTCGTCTTAAAaacggttaaaaaaaataaataaatcatgtgcCGAACATTCTATATATCTGCCTCTCATGACCTATACATGACAGTACTATCCTAAAACAGTCGGATAACTATTGGTTGTTTTACAgaacaggaaaaaggaaagcGGGGATTGGCCGACTATCCCTGAACGCAGCATTTTGTTTCGCCACCATCAGGCATTGCGGCCGGAGTCACACAAGCTCAGAAATCAGGAGCAGCCGGCTGAAGCGGGGAACAGTCGGCATCATAATAACGATATAGCAACAATCCCACGGAGATTATTGATGCGGATTTCATGACGCAGGCAGGTCTGTTACTAAAGTTACTTATTATTTGGTAGAATCATATTTCGTAGAAATGGGCGGCAGCTACATAACAACACAGATAACGCTGCGTAACGTTAGCTTACGTCTTATGATGCTTTCTGATGCAATCATATCTATTGCACTATTAATATCTGTAGACAAATGTAGAGGATGACTGTGTGCCGCAGTATTAAAGACATAAAGGACCACATGGAGCATCTAAACGATGTTTTTTGATCTTGTGCGCAGAAACAATTTCTTATTCCTTGTTACTACACACATATGATTATAACTTGTTCGTTTGAAGACCGTAAAGTAACTATAAACGACCTGGGATTGATTCTTTAATATAATTTCTCTCCACTGTAGACTAGTAAACAATAGTAGCAGATACTTTAGTATATTTCCACTGAGTTAAAGGGAGGGAATTTGAGCAATAAGCCCTCCTAATGATAGCATGTTGTTATCTTTATAGCACAAGATAAAAATGTCCCCTTCAGGGACTTTAGGGGCTCAGTACTATGTCCTGTCCTCCatctcatgtgttttttgtaacgTGTTGATTTGTGAACAGCTAACAGCATGTACTCAGACCACTTTATCAGACAGTGTTTCCCTGATGTTTTCACCTATGGTAACCTTTAGATTGTTATGTAGCTTTTAGTTTAAATTCCTGCCAAGTGTCCTGAAACCATAAATGTGATCCACAGGATGTGTCATCGaattgatgatgtcatgaagctGTGTTGCGAGTTGTCTGCCAATCAGCAAATCCAGACCACAGTGAAAGGCTCAGGGAAGGGAGCGGCAGCAGCGGGGGGCCTGGCCTTCGCTGGAGGGCTGGTCGGGGGTCCTCTTGGGATTGCAGTCGGTAAGTTCAAAATGATATacctcaacttttttttttttcacaacttcACCTCAATCTataatgtacagtgtgtatggaATCACATGCTTTGTTGCAAATATGTATAACTCTGTAAGACCAATCAATACTGTTGCTTTAACCCTCCTCCCCTGTAGGCGGTGCTGTAGGAGGCCTTCTGGGCTGCTGGCTGACCAGTGGACAGTTCAAACCGCTGCCTCAGATCATAATGGAGCTCActccccagcagcagcagaagcttTACAGTGATCTCGTCGCCATCCTGGGAGACATCCAGTGGACTGATTTGGCTCAGCTCACCGCTTTAGTTATGGGCAACGCCACCctgaagcagcagctcacaggCGCCCTGCTCGGGTACATCACCAAGGAGCTCCAGGGAGAGGTGCACTATGTGGACTAGTGCTGGTGGACAAAACTGACTGTATAAAGCTAACACAGGGGCCCCGTGTGCTCTGGAGGATGGGGTCCTTGAGAAGAATGTGAACTGTTTCAGTGGAGCTGAAGGGATTCCTCATACATTGTGAAATGACTCAGACGGCAACACTGTCCTGGTAACAGGTTACACTGGTCAGTATGAGGTCAAACCATTGCtatgaatgaaaacagctcTATAACTGGTTTAATTTATTACTGGAAGTGCACTTGAAGgagtcatttattcattaagCCTGTAATGGCACTGATAATCATGTCTGACTTTCACAGTTATTCTGAATTGAAGCTTGAACAAACAGTTCAGGTACTATGTTCACACAGTGAATTATGAAGAGTAGGAATTCACCAGCATCTGTGTGTAGTATATTGCATTGCCATCGCTGACTCAAATCAAACTTTATTGCTAAAATTATTTCATCGATAAAAAGAAGTTTGCTTTTCACTAGTTCATGAAGTTTTACAAACATGGAACACTTTATTCCTCTggattaaaaatgtgaaataaagaaCACAAATGCTTAATCTTACTTAAGACACTCTGAGACACTCACTCTGAGACACTCATGGCCACTGCCATTACTGGTTTAAAATTGTCATATTTTCTGACAAAAACCtattaaatggaaaaaagacaacatggtTTCTTGTAATTCATTTGCCAATGAGCTTTTCAACAACTGAACTTTGTGTAAACATGAAAAAGGCTCAGAAAGCTTAAAAAAACGAAAAGCCCTCCTATCTAGCCAAATGCGACTATGAGATGTTTTACTAATATTTTGGCTTGTTTTGTGTATGACTTGTGTTGGAGTTTTAAGGCGTTGACCCCAACTGCATTTTTAATAACCCCATATGAATGTAGCCTAACAACCCCGAGTACTGTACCTCAAGATATGATAACATGGCTGacactgtaaaaacactttatgTGTTGTTGAACCATGAATGATTAACTACTATATTTTGTGTGGTAAGTAAAAATCCCTGTGGAAGTTTTTCTGTTGGCGGTGGAAGAACAAAATCTGCTGTGGGAGCTGCCAAAACACGAGTCTCTACatgataatatttttttgtttgttttaaatatttaggtCTTTATTGACAAACcaatgatgtgaaaaaaagcagagcTCAGGCTGGCtgaggaagaaaacattttggtttaatTCACCAGCTGTGGTTGTGGATTGGTTCtgcattttctcctctttttctctttatagAGTCTTCTGGCCTCAACGTTTGAGTGACACAAATtctattttcttcattttcgtGTGAGGCACTTTTACATGGAAACTGTTATTTGCTAAATACTAAATGCTTTAATAGTGTGGATAAAATCTGTTGAGATAAATACATTAATTcgaaaaaaaatacatatgaatcaacaacaaaataactcAGCCATGAAGTTGGAAATATCTTTATTAGGAAATTATAACATTTCAAACCATCCCCAACTCTCAAATAAAGCCATCTAAATCTACATTATACAGAGAGGAACtgagacagagctgcagtatTTATCCCACCACCACTGTGTCATCATCAGGAAATTCATAGTAGGGAACCTCCAGGTTAAGAGGAGCAGGGCCCTTTCTTATTCTTCCTGAAGCATCGTAGTGGGAGCCGTGGCAAGGACAGTAGTAGCCTCCGTAGTCTCCGGCGTTGGCGATGGGCACACAACCCAGATGGGTGCACACACCAAGGACAATGACCCAGCGTGGGTTAACCACTCTATCCTTGTCATGCTGGGGGTCACGCAGCTCCCCGATATCcacagcctcctctgctgccactTCTTTGTCTGTGCGGTGACGGACAAACAGGGGCTTTCCTCTCCATTTGAAGGTCATGTTTTTGCCTTCGGGGATGTCACCGAGCTTGATCTCGATCTTGGATAAGGCCAGGACGTCTGCTGACGCACTCATCGAGGAGACAAACTGGTAGACCACTGTCTTGGCAGCATAGACACCAACAACAGTGGTGGCTCCTGTCATGAGATAAGAGAAAATTCTTCTTCCCTCACTGCTCTCCTGGGAGGACTTGTTGGGGTCGGTGACCTCAGGGCGACGGTAGTCTGTGAAGTCAGGAATCTTGATGTCCGTGTGGGCGAGACGGGCTGTGGCAGGAGCTTGAAATGAGACAAAGGAAGAAGTGTTTAAAGACAAAAGCAGCAGATGAAATTAATAATAGATAActacacaaacatttaattgtcattgttttgttgtcagcaCTTACATTTAATTACCACATTTCTCCTTAGAATTGTTGGATTTAATTTGTAAATTTTCAACATGATTACATTTGCGACATTTGTCCTATTCAATGCTTAATTAATCGCAGAActaataatgtttaaaaaaaatacaaaggaaaGGATTTGTGGTGCATTTAAGTGCCCCTGGAAACTAGAAGATTTCACTTAATGCATGGTAAAGAAATGTGGGAAATAAATATTCTGGATTGAAATCAATACTCATTTGTGTACTGTACAACTAAGT
This sequence is a window from Acanthopagrus latus isolate v.2019 chromosome 8, fAcaLat1.1, whole genome shotgun sequence. Protein-coding genes within it:
- the LOC119024418 gene encoding cytochrome b-c1 complex subunit Rieske, mitochondrial-like, whose translation is MMSMAARPGALSPYLRATKHTVKSLLCPGAKELVPAAAPATARLAHTDIKIPDFTDYRRPEVTDPNKSSQESSEGRRIFSYLMTGATTVVGVYAAKTVVYQFVSSMSASADVLALSKIEIKLGDIPEGKNMTFKWRGKPLFVRHRTDKEVAAEEAVDIGELRDPQHDKDRVVNPRWVIVLGVCTHLGCVPIANAGDYGGYYCPCHGSHYDASGRIRKGPAPLNLEVPYYEFPDDDTVVVG
- the zgc:112052 gene encoding protein C19orf12 homolog, which produces MCHRIDDVMKLCCELSANQQIQTTVKGSGKGAAAAGGLAFAGGLVGGPLGIAVGGAVGGLLGCWLTSGQFKPLPQIIMELTPQQQQKLYSDLVAILGDIQWTDLAQLTALVMGNATLKQQLTGALLGYITKELQGEVHYVD